Within Rothia sp. ZJ932, the genomic segment CAAGAGCTCTTCACCAATGGTGCGTCCGAAATCTTCAACGTGGCGCTCATAACCCCAGCCAGCCACCTCAAGCACCTTACGCACCAGGGAGTAACCGTTGGAGTGAATACCTGAGGACGCCATAGCAATTAGAACATCGCCCTCACGCACACGGTCTGGACCCAGTAGCTCGTCAGCTTCAACAATGCCGGTAGCCGCGCCAGCAACATCGTACTCATCTTCAGCCAGCAGACCGGGGTGCTCAGCTGTTTCACCACCCACCAGGGCGGTGCCAGCCAGTGAACAGCCCTCAGCCACGCCGCGCACAATATCAGCAATGCGTTCGGGAACTACTTTGCCGGTAGCGATGTAATCAGTCATAAACAGCGGGCGCGCACCGGTAACCACGATGTCATCAACCACCATACCCACCAGGTCTTGACCGATAGTGTGGTGAATATCGAGTTTCTGCGCGATCGCTACCTTGGTGCCCACACCGTCGGTTGAAGTTGCCAGGTAAGGCTTCTTGTACTCTTTGAGTACAGAGAGGTCAAAAAGACCCGCGAAACCGCCAACACCGCCTACAACACCGGCACTGTGGGTTGCCTTCACCGCGTCCTTCATCAGCTCAACAGCGCGGTCGCCGGCTTCTACGTCAACGCCAGCACCGGCGTAGGTTACTTTTTCAGTCATCAATTTAATCCTTTGCAAGAAGTGGGTGGGGTCTTAGCGTTTGTCTTCGGGCAGAACCAGCGACTCAAGGTCAGAATCGGGGCCTGGATCGCAGGAG encodes:
- the purM gene encoding phosphoribosylformylglycinamidine cyclo-ligase → MTEKVTYAGAGVDVEAGDRAVELMKDAVKATHSAGVVGGVGGFAGLFDLSVLKEYKKPYLATSTDGVGTKVAIAQKLDIHHTIGQDLVGMVVDDIVVTGARPLFMTDYIATGKVVPERIADIVRGVAEGCSLAGTALVGGETAEHPGLLAEDEYDVAGAATGIVEADELLGPDRVREGDVLIAMASSGIHSNGYSLVRKVLEVAGWGYERHVEDFGRTIGEELLVPTRIYTADCLDLIEAFPVNGEDGTTGSGIRGFSHVTGGGLAANLARVLPVGTVGLVDRSTWEIPAIFKLIGDLGAVPQADLERTLNLGVGMIAVVDPSVADAAVERLNKRGLPSWILGTVEADNGEHKSNADYVQGAKGVDGGAAVLLNSYAS